A window of Reinekea marina contains these coding sequences:
- a CDS encoding chemotaxis protein CheW codes for MKTPTRMLSKSDNDTVSSLLVPVQGKSLLVPNVAVAELVPATEIEAGENLPTWCLGYVHWRGIHVPVISFELANSQVSGRNSVESRLAIFNCIGDDQSRPYFAIMVQGIPRMIKLTDNEIREDKQTTIGQAESMAVITQLGKAIIPNIDYLESLAAKV; via the coding sequence ATGAAAACACCAACAAGAATGCTTTCTAAATCTGATAATGACACGGTATCGAGTTTATTGGTGCCTGTACAAGGCAAAAGCTTACTTGTTCCTAACGTAGCGGTAGCGGAACTTGTGCCGGCTACCGAAATAGAAGCGGGTGAGAACTTACCTACTTGGTGCCTAGGCTATGTTCATTGGCGGGGTATTCATGTACCCGTGATCAGTTTTGAATTAGCCAACAGTCAGGTGAGTGGGCGCAACAGCGTTGAATCTCGATTAGCAATTTTTAACTGTATTGGTGATGATCAGAGCCGACCTTACTTTGCTATTATGGTGCAAGGTATTCCTCGAATGATAAAGCTTACTGATAATGAAATACGCGAAGATAAGCAAACAACGATAGGTCAAGCGGAATCGATGGCTGTGATCACCCAATTGGGTAAAGCCATTATTCCAAATATTGACTACTTAGAATCATTAGCTGCAAAGGTTTAA
- a CDS encoding chemotaxis protein CheB: protein MKGKHNRVGVIAVSPLIQHQLQVVINNAGYDVAVNTSPERLNKKLLKNETIRLWVVELEENDQNDDFIQDVLELTEMPVLFGDGNIPGKNDEDYLGWQRRIKEKLNAHAPPVEEALIAPEIDLEALVDNSEKQSFELPEALKNAPCPNLGPIWVLCASLGGPQAVKEFVDLLPKDIPAAFLYAQHIDDGCLDALVQSVGRHTQLNMVKADHGVQLENGKVCVVPVDNEIVFTENSGVLWKENGWSGPYGPSLDHLLKNVANHYGQKANAIIFSGMGSDGTLGSTLVKEQGGTVWGQTTQSCIQPSMPDSAQEAGCLDWRGSPRELAEKIITWLAERKSQAA from the coding sequence ATGAAGGGTAAACATAATCGTGTTGGGGTGATCGCTGTGTCACCCCTTATTCAGCATCAGCTGCAGGTTGTGATAAATAATGCTGGCTATGATGTGGCCGTAAATACATCGCCTGAGCGACTCAATAAAAAGCTGCTGAAGAACGAAACCATTCGGCTATGGGTTGTCGAGCTAGAAGAGAACGATCAGAACGATGACTTTATTCAGGACGTTCTTGAACTAACTGAGATGCCGGTATTGTTTGGTGATGGCAATATTCCAGGCAAGAATGACGAAGACTATTTGGGCTGGCAAAGGCGAATAAAAGAAAAGCTCAATGCCCATGCACCGCCCGTTGAAGAAGCCCTTATTGCGCCGGAAATTGACCTAGAAGCGCTCGTCGACAATTCCGAAAAGCAAAGCTTTGAATTGCCAGAGGCATTAAAAAATGCACCGTGCCCAAACCTAGGTCCGATCTGGGTTTTGTGTGCTTCGTTAGGTGGGCCTCAAGCGGTTAAAGAGTTTGTTGATTTATTACCCAAAGACATACCCGCTGCCTTTCTATATGCACAGCATATTGATGATGGTTGCCTCGATGCACTGGTTCAATCTGTTGGACGCCATACCCAATTGAATATGGTCAAGGCCGATCATGGCGTGCAATTAGAAAATGGTAAAGTGTGTGTGGTGCCGGTTGATAATGAAATTGTGTTCACTGAAAACTCCGGTGTACTTTGGAAAGAAAACGGTTGGAGCGGACCTTATGGTCCCAGTTTGGATCATTTGTTAAAAAATGTCGCCAATCACTACGGACAAAAAGCAAATGCCATTATATTCAGTGGAATGGGCAGTGATGGTACGCTTGGTTCTACGTTAGTTAAAGAGCAAGGCGGGACTGTGTGGGGCCAAACTACACAAAGCTGTATTCAGCCTTCTATGCCAGACTCTGCTCAAGAGGCGGGTTGTTTAGATTGGCGCGGTTCGCCAAGAGAATTGGCTGAAAAAATAATTACTTGGTTAGCTGAGAGAAAGTCTCAGGCCGCCTAA
- a CDS encoding class I adenylate cyclase — protein sequence MEHSNFLNDQSPIGFIGKAGASALHVNEVRKRFHEVNEGRLQRLKEGLQLKQQQCFELLPLLFHVHQRGLPGYLEATEMPRGIAFYQPQDALLRSAQSLTRQTFSSQLVSRPEISALYLMGSSGSIGQSTSSDLDIWLCYDSELSQFKINLLNQKCEAISHWASGFNLEVHFFLMNAQKFQGGEQQSLTGENCGSTSHTLLLDEFYRTAQLIAGGMSAWWFVPTSKELEHEGVIKKLVNNGHISTKEVTDFGGVSKLDAGEFIGAGLWQIYKAIDAPYKSVLKLILLEIYAREFPKVISLAHSLKNAVYRMNLSLDNLDPYVMLYQRIEAYLVDRGEKDRLELLRRCFYFKVGINVSKPTRTRTWRRELMEVLVQSWGWTKHTVQHLDNHRQWSIESVINERRLLVSELTRSYRFLTEFAAEHHSAHVMSQRDLLILSRKLHAAFDRRPGKIDFIKIGLDIDLSNEKIRLHERESKQKGSALWAAYNQPIDEIDSASPLKYSQGLLETLLWCHLNGLLSAHLHIPIQPLKEKISDFEIRMTIASLRQHLPTPLAKINPDRFYHPAHITKAVLFVNLGRDPLAYLSARGLQKISERSDSMDFSSLRENLIISIDMVLVNSWGEVVVERYDDHNVTANAIRSLIGKINKQHGNSQPELNVVCNNETRPHAIAKRISDLFEDAINALCRSNKSASPRFIYHESEEFLVFQKLNNVIGYRRFSTEKELIQQLGEEQTTHNPVIIDRLFQAKTKWLKPLLSAQKPQAMIIGFERHNKRVAIRLIDEKGSLIVFDTEFFNVATLISPLVRFLKITEHRQRSIDIEQFQGQRQIQCIEFISEKGQYKALRTPVKGLINKGHFISIQVNVDVSSNGSDEFVISCNEKEFSSNILGDNLYTAVASYILGIRASGKKYPAYITDIALSENFIAKLPYGMAQTKHYLESKLRLEKKINLAMASL from the coding sequence TTGGAACACTCTAATTTTCTTAATGATCAGTCACCTATTGGCTTTATTGGAAAAGCCGGAGCATCGGCACTGCACGTAAACGAAGTGCGGAAACGGTTTCATGAAGTCAACGAAGGTCGCTTGCAGCGTTTAAAGGAAGGATTACAACTTAAACAACAACAATGTTTCGAGTTGTTACCGTTACTGTTCCATGTCCATCAACGTGGCTTACCGGGTTATCTCGAAGCGACTGAAATGCCAAGAGGTATTGCCTTTTATCAACCACAAGATGCACTGTTGCGTTCCGCCCAATCACTGACTCGGCAAACTTTTTCATCTCAATTAGTCAGTCGCCCTGAAATTTCGGCTTTGTACTTAATGGGGTCAAGTGGCAGCATAGGCCAATCGACTAGCTCAGACTTAGACATCTGGCTCTGTTATGACAGTGAGCTTAGTCAATTCAAAATTAACCTTCTGAATCAAAAGTGCGAAGCGATCAGCCACTGGGCCAGTGGCTTTAATTTAGAAGTGCACTTTTTCTTAATGAACGCTCAAAAGTTTCAAGGCGGCGAGCAACAATCCCTTACCGGCGAAAACTGTGGTTCAACCTCTCACACATTGCTGTTGGATGAATTTTACCGCACGGCGCAACTCATTGCAGGAGGCATGTCTGCCTGGTGGTTTGTGCCAACGTCCAAAGAACTAGAGCATGAAGGGGTTATAAAAAAACTCGTCAACAATGGCCACATTAGCACGAAAGAGGTTACCGATTTTGGAGGCGTATCAAAACTAGACGCCGGTGAATTTATTGGCGCTGGGTTATGGCAAATTTATAAGGCCATCGATGCGCCTTATAAGTCTGTACTCAAATTAATTTTACTTGAAATCTATGCACGGGAATTTCCTAAGGTTATCAGCCTGGCACACTCTTTAAAAAATGCCGTTTACCGAATGAATTTATCGCTCGATAACCTTGATCCTTATGTCATGCTCTATCAACGTATTGAGGCTTATTTAGTAGACCGAGGAGAAAAGGATCGTTTAGAACTTTTACGGCGATGTTTTTATTTCAAAGTCGGCATTAACGTTTCAAAGCCCACTCGAACTCGAACATGGCGCAGAGAGCTGATGGAAGTTTTAGTACAATCATGGGGATGGACAAAACATACAGTTCAACATTTAGACAACCATCGGCAATGGTCTATTGAATCTGTCATCAATGAACGCCGTTTACTAGTCAGTGAGCTCACTCGCAGTTATCGATTCTTAACTGAGTTTGCCGCAGAGCACCATAGCGCGCATGTCATGAGTCAAAGAGACTTATTAATTCTAAGCCGAAAGTTGCACGCGGCTTTTGATCGCCGACCTGGCAAAATTGATTTTATAAAAATTGGCTTAGACATAGACTTATCCAATGAAAAAATTCGTCTACATGAACGTGAGAGCAAACAAAAAGGTTCAGCATTGTGGGCGGCCTATAATCAACCCATTGATGAAATAGATTCAGCTTCGCCATTGAAATATTCTCAAGGATTACTTGAGACGCTGTTGTGGTGTCACTTAAACGGCCTTCTCAGTGCTCATTTGCACATTCCAATACAGCCGCTAAAAGAAAAAATAAGCGACTTTGAAATTCGTATGACCATTGCATCACTGCGCCAACATTTGCCGACCCCACTGGCCAAAATAAACCCAGATCGATTCTATCACCCTGCCCATATCACCAAGGCGGTGTTGTTTGTGAATTTAGGGCGAGACCCACTGGCTTATTTATCGGCACGCGGGTTGCAAAAAATATCTGAGCGCAGCGACAGTATGGATTTTAGCTCGCTAAGAGAGAACTTAATCATCAGTATAGATATGGTGTTAGTCAATAGCTGGGGAGAGGTCGTCGTTGAACGGTACGATGATCACAACGTAACCGCGAATGCCATTCGATCTTTAATAGGCAAAATCAATAAGCAGCACGGCAACTCGCAGCCAGAACTAAATGTGGTTTGCAACAATGAAACGCGACCGCATGCCATCGCCAAGAGAATCAGTGACTTATTCGAAGACGCCATAAATGCGCTGTGCCGATCAAACAAGTCTGCATCGCCTCGATTCATTTATCATGAAAGCGAAGAATTTCTCGTCTTTCAAAAACTTAACAATGTCATTGGCTACCGCCGATTCTCAACCGAAAAAGAACTCATTCAACAGCTCGGGGAAGAACAAACCACTCACAACCCTGTCATCATAGATAGACTCTTTCAGGCGAAAACAAAATGGCTAAAGCCGCTACTAAGCGCACAAAAACCACAAGCGATGATCATTGGTTTTGAACGGCACAATAAACGCGTGGCTATTCGGCTTATAGATGAAAAAGGATCCTTGATTGTTTTTGATACCGAATTTTTCAATGTCGCTACCCTTATATCGCCCTTGGTCCGATTCTTAAAAATTACAGAACACCGACAACGCAGTATTGATATAGAGCAATTCCAAGGGCAGCGGCAAATACAATGCATTGAATTTATATCAGAAAAAGGTCAATACAAGGCGCTAAGGACCCCGGTTAAAGGGCTCATCAACAAGGGGCATTTCATCAGCATTCAGGTCAATGTAGATGTCAGCTCCAATGGCTCGGATGAGTTTGTAATCAGCTGTAATGAAAAAGAATTTAGCAGTAATATTCTGGGTGATAATCTTTATACAGCCGTGGCATCTTACATATTAGGAATACGCGCCTCAGGAAAGAAATATCCTGCTTACATTACCGACATAGCTTTATCGGAAAACTTCATTGCGAAGCTTCCATACGGCATGGCACAAACAAAGCATTACCTTGAGTCTAAACTGAGACTCGAGAAAAAAATCAACCTAGCAATGGCTTCACTTTAA
- a CDS encoding Hpt domain-containing protein yields MTDRRDFVALDWVKGEIDETLKQARYALEAFVDTPEDTNRLEFSLSYIHQVYGTLQMVEFFGAALLAEEMEQLNRSIVEGLVPASGENLAVLMQAIIQLPNYLDQLKKGQHDLPIIILPLLNDLRAARGASLLSETALFTPELSAAKRMVGEPDYSAFTQQQTMALLKKLRQMFQLALLGWLKNQDVDNSVGFLTKAIARIAKLTERTKIGSLWRIADAFIAGIKVGQINRSPATAKLLRDLDSELKALIADPVKVVQTYPSETLIKNLLFYIAKLEDTGVDRIAQIQRQYNLTHSLPTDQEVESQRAKLAGPDKEAISNVVTALLEELARLKDALDLMVRTKVSDPSRLKELVSPMQQLCDTMAVVGLGNPRRVLGEQITEINDTISKASEVSDLQLMDIAGALVYVEATLKGIATDESSFDSQASATQSDINNAHDALLREARNGLEQIKDAVVEFIGNHFDHARLEDATNQLTTIRGGLSMVPLHEAADILKCVQNYVEQKLIGDRYQPQWDELDALADALVGVEYYLERIFRDGSGTNVELLERAAESVRKLGYNIQFDVESNEPEVISEQDKTSNNQEAFVVDDSDTIEAPNVEDESFLQSEEDLEADLSLEFESDEEQESIDSIELNIDQNDTVIELDAKDVAATDDWDELPVADVLESDFDETLSIDQALFEAEAPQPIKADLNEVVDVESDTDHLEVSEESTENAEIIQPEVTELSEDDDDDLIDDEILEIFIEEAEEVLEAINEFFPQFKQDTSDKSALTEFRRAFHTLKGSGRMVNANLIGETAWSIESMLNRLIDGSIDISDDLLRVVEEVTAEVPNLIAQFEKKKPVDATRANALAAIADSISKGEPADWSTVSNDSEIDEIEITDSAVETLDQVDDTLEIDIETELEAEETDTSNLNFSVEVSEPSTDDNLLKIFQAELNSHIEFVDNYLSDEPIGRKLPDALQRALHTIKGSAHMASVEVIADVVQPLEALVKELQERGQKASQSFVDLLATMSILVKDFATADSTASTTPEAQSFIERVIAYKKEIFVEAEPSNTEELSLMTIFLSESMDIVMDAEHLLEAWSSQGNAEESMSVLIRELDTLAQAAYAVDLMPVSQLSNELHSLYQAAASNPYMVEEKFFNLAHDGHESLISMMDRIAAGQSIRTDALFSERLKQLYELYAIPFEVKGAQEQESETSESVESTPLDQLVDSTLAPVSTPQESNPTSSPALEVEQPERQSIEGDAELVEIFLEEANDILESIQQSLDNWTNDTANTLEVESLQRDLHTLKGGARMAEITPLGDLAHELEFLYEGLGQGKYQPSDYLISLLQQCHDRLAVMIGDIESSMSCLSAPDLIAAITLYRKDPTADFNALSALAVDSTPAETSKEPTLEDLVSQDLSTHVEHELTVEASNQESEEPANSVERVEGDSPAVALDLPDDLDFDILEIFIDEAGELLTELENAVEEWQIDNENEAHADELKRVLHTLKGGARLAKLKELGDQSHDFESFVIKTQQDKLPLNDAFFKNVMSRQDTLVSYVESLQSMLANHEGVGGGFGPSVIQLVQEMDEDEIAQLEADSESAAQLLQSTEAKDEKPLAPAEPSASDNVVAFKKKEAEPSALSKIEQPQENKRAQPQETVKVNANLLEGLVNLAGETSITRARLEQEVSDFTFSLGDMDSTIDRLRDQVRRLDLETEAQISFRQERAEETNYEDFDPLEMDRYSQIQQLSRSLMEATYDLQDIKSTLTDKTRDAETILLQQSRINTELQEGLMRTRMVPFNRLLPRLRRIVRQVSGELNKQVDFVVGNAEGEVDRTVLERMISPLEHMLRNAVDHGIEMPDARSNIGKPTKGTVQLDLAREGSDIVLKLQDDGKGIDVNRIRQKALEKGLIAEDSDLNDTEIMQFILDAGFSTAEKVTQISGRGVGMDVVNSEVKQLGGSMSIDSELGQGTQFIIRLPFTVSVNRALMVNTMDDLYALPLTSIEGIVRVTPKQLAQYYQPDAPLFEYGGGRYRLEYMASLLHTGLQPNLDNLDNNIPLVLVRGSDERHSMALHVDRLMGSREIVVKNLGPQFSKVPGVSGATILGDGSVVVILDLPALIRSELVVEDQSKATDAIEAIPVLPTSKKKEGPSKVLVCDDSVTVRKVTSRLLQRNGMDVMLAKHGGDAITQMMDEIPDLILLDIEMPHMDGFEVAQRVRHDDRLKHIPIIMITSRTGSKHRDRAISIGVNEYIGKPFQEGPLLETIERLLEES; encoded by the coding sequence ATGACCGACCGCCGAGATTTTGTAGCATTAGATTGGGTTAAAGGTGAAATCGATGAAACTCTGAAGCAGGCTCGATATGCATTAGAGGCTTTTGTTGATACACCTGAAGATACTAACCGTTTAGAATTCAGCTTGTCGTATATTCATCAGGTTTACGGCACGTTGCAAATGGTTGAGTTTTTTGGTGCTGCTCTGCTTGCTGAAGAAATGGAACAACTAAATCGTTCGATTGTCGAAGGATTAGTGCCCGCCAGTGGTGAGAATCTAGCGGTATTAATGCAAGCGATCATTCAGCTTCCCAATTATTTGGATCAATTGAAAAAAGGTCAGCATGACCTCCCTATCATCATATTGCCGCTGCTTAATGACTTACGTGCCGCTCGCGGCGCAAGTTTGCTTTCTGAAACGGCACTATTTACACCTGAATTAAGTGCGGCAAAGCGAATGGTTGGAGAGCCCGACTACAGTGCTTTTACGCAGCAGCAAACGATGGCCCTGCTTAAAAAGCTGCGACAAATGTTTCAACTGGCGTTACTCGGTTGGTTAAAGAATCAAGATGTCGACAACAGTGTCGGTTTTTTAACGAAAGCCATTGCTCGTATAGCGAAATTAACCGAGCGCACAAAAATTGGGTCGCTTTGGCGCATTGCAGATGCTTTCATAGCCGGTATAAAAGTAGGGCAAATTAATCGCTCGCCGGCCACAGCAAAACTGTTACGCGATTTAGACTCTGAGCTTAAAGCACTGATCGCTGACCCTGTTAAAGTTGTACAGACTTATCCCTCAGAAACCCTGATTAAGAATTTATTGTTTTATATTGCCAAGCTTGAGGATACGGGCGTTGATCGTATTGCTCAAATCCAACGTCAATATAATTTAACTCATTCGCTTCCAACCGACCAAGAAGTTGAATCGCAACGCGCTAAATTAGCCGGCCCAGATAAAGAAGCTATTTCTAATGTAGTAACGGCTCTTTTAGAAGAACTCGCGCGATTAAAAGATGCATTAGACCTAATGGTTCGAACAAAAGTGTCCGATCCAAGCCGGCTTAAAGAGTTAGTCAGCCCAATGCAGCAACTTTGTGACACTATGGCCGTTGTAGGTTTAGGTAACCCTCGTCGAGTGCTTGGCGAACAAATTACAGAAATTAATGACACCATTTCAAAAGCCAGCGAAGTCAGTGATTTGCAGTTGATGGATATTGCTGGCGCATTGGTATATGTCGAAGCGACCTTAAAAGGTATTGCTACCGATGAATCCAGTTTTGATTCTCAGGCAAGTGCTACGCAAAGTGATATAAATAACGCACACGATGCCTTATTGCGTGAAGCAAGAAATGGTTTAGAGCAAATTAAAGACGCGGTTGTAGAATTTATCGGCAATCATTTCGATCATGCGAGATTAGAAGACGCGACTAACCAGCTGACAACCATACGTGGTGGTTTGAGTATGGTGCCATTGCATGAAGCGGCCGACATTTTAAAGTGTGTTCAAAATTATGTAGAGCAAAAGCTCATAGGTGACCGCTATCAGCCACAATGGGACGAGCTAGATGCCCTCGCTGATGCATTGGTTGGCGTAGAGTATTATTTAGAGCGCATTTTCCGTGATGGCTCCGGCACCAATGTAGAGTTATTGGAACGTGCCGCCGAATCTGTTCGTAAATTGGGCTACAACATTCAGTTTGATGTTGAATCGAACGAACCGGAAGTTATTTCGGAACAAGACAAAACATCGAATAATCAAGAAGCATTTGTTGTCGATGATTCCGATACCATTGAAGCTCCGAATGTCGAAGACGAATCATTCTTACAGTCAGAAGAAGATCTGGAAGCAGATTTATCTCTGGAATTCGAAAGTGATGAAGAGCAAGAGTCTATTGATTCAATTGAACTGAATATTGACCAAAACGACACTGTAATAGAGCTTGATGCTAAAGATGTTGCAGCAACTGACGATTGGGATGAGTTACCCGTTGCCGATGTTTTAGAAAGTGACTTTGATGAAACGCTGTCTATAGATCAAGCCTTGTTTGAAGCTGAAGCTCCGCAGCCTATTAAAGCTGACCTCAATGAAGTCGTTGATGTTGAGAGCGATACTGATCATTTAGAAGTCAGTGAAGAAAGTACAGAAAATGCAGAAATCATTCAGCCTGAAGTAACAGAGCTAAGTGAAGATGACGACGATGATTTAATCGACGATGAAATTTTAGAAATCTTTATTGAAGAAGCCGAAGAAGTTCTTGAGGCCATCAATGAGTTTTTCCCTCAATTCAAGCAAGACACCTCAGATAAATCAGCATTGACTGAGTTTAGACGTGCTTTTCACACGCTAAAAGGCAGTGGACGCATGGTAAACGCCAACTTAATTGGTGAAACCGCGTGGTCTATTGAAAGCATGTTGAACCGACTTATCGATGGCAGTATAGACATCAGTGATGATCTATTACGTGTGGTCGAAGAAGTGACGGCTGAAGTACCAAACTTAATTGCCCAGTTTGAGAAAAAGAAGCCGGTTGATGCAACGAGAGCAAATGCATTAGCTGCCATAGCGGATAGTATCTCAAAAGGCGAGCCAGCAGATTGGTCTACCGTTTCGAATGATTCTGAAATAGACGAAATTGAGATAACGGATTCAGCGGTAGAAACGTTAGACCAGGTTGACGATACGCTTGAGATAGATATTGAAACTGAGCTTGAAGCAGAAGAAACTGATACATCCAACCTGAACTTCTCAGTGGAAGTATCTGAGCCCAGTACCGATGATAATTTGCTTAAAATATTCCAAGCTGAATTAAATTCTCACATTGAGTTTGTTGATAATTATTTATCAGACGAACCTATTGGTCGTAAATTACCAGACGCCTTGCAACGCGCATTACACACCATCAAAGGCTCTGCACATATGGCCAGTGTGGAAGTGATTGCTGATGTTGTGCAACCTCTTGAAGCGTTAGTTAAAGAGCTTCAAGAGCGAGGGCAAAAGGCTTCGCAATCGTTTGTCGATTTATTGGCGACGATGAGCATTTTGGTAAAAGATTTTGCTACCGCAGATTCAACGGCCAGTACAACTCCAGAGGCTCAGAGCTTTATTGAGCGAGTAATCGCCTATAAAAAAGAAATCTTTGTAGAAGCAGAGCCTTCGAATACTGAAGAACTGAGTTTAATGACGATATTTTTGTCCGAAAGTATGGATATCGTTATGGATGCAGAGCACCTCTTGGAAGCGTGGTCGAGCCAAGGCAATGCCGAAGAATCAATGTCTGTTCTGATTCGCGAACTAGACACGCTCGCACAAGCAGCTTATGCCGTTGACCTGATGCCTGTTTCTCAATTAAGTAATGAGCTTCATTCGTTATACCAAGCTGCGGCCTCCAACCCTTATATGGTCGAGGAAAAGTTCTTTAACTTAGCGCATGATGGCCACGAATCTCTCATTTCAATGATGGATCGAATTGCCGCAGGTCAATCTATCAGAACAGACGCATTGTTTTCTGAGCGACTAAAACAACTTTATGAGCTTTACGCCATTCCTTTTGAAGTGAAAGGTGCTCAGGAACAAGAAAGCGAAACATCTGAATCAGTGGAGAGTACCCCACTCGATCAGCTAGTCGATAGCACCCTTGCGCCGGTATCGACACCTCAAGAAAGTAATCCTACTTCTTCGCCGGCTCTAGAAGTTGAGCAGCCTGAACGACAATCGATTGAAGGCGACGCTGAGCTTGTTGAAATCTTTTTAGAAGAGGCCAACGACATACTAGAAAGCATTCAGCAGAGCTTAGATAACTGGACAAATGATACCGCTAATACACTAGAAGTAGAGTCGCTACAGCGAGACTTACACACTCTTAAAGGTGGCGCGCGCATGGCCGAAATTACACCTTTAGGAGACTTAGCGCATGAATTGGAGTTTCTATATGAAGGCTTAGGTCAAGGGAAGTATCAACCTTCAGATTACCTAATCTCTTTATTACAACAATGTCATGACCGGTTAGCTGTAATGATTGGTGACATTGAGTCGAGCATGTCTTGTTTGTCAGCTCCAGATTTAATTGCCGCAATAACGTTGTATCGAAAAGATCCCACGGCTGATTTCAACGCACTTTCGGCGCTTGCTGTAGATAGTACACCTGCTGAAACGAGCAAAGAACCGACGCTTGAAGACCTGGTGAGTCAAGATCTATCTACGCACGTTGAGCACGAGTTAACAGTAGAAGCCTCGAACCAAGAATCGGAAGAGCCTGCTAACTCAGTGGAAAGAGTAGAAGGCGATTCTCCGGCAGTGGCTTTAGATCTTCCGGATGACTTAGATTTCGATATTTTAGAAATCTTCATTGATGAGGCCGGGGAGCTTTTAACCGAGCTGGAAAATGCCGTAGAAGAATGGCAAATCGATAACGAAAACGAAGCGCACGCCGATGAATTGAAGCGTGTTTTGCACACATTAAAAGGTGGTGCTCGATTAGCTAAATTAAAAGAACTGGGCGATCAAAGCCACGATTTTGAAAGCTTTGTAATTAAAACCCAGCAAGACAAACTGCCTTTAAATGACGCGTTTTTTAAGAATGTAATGTCTCGCCAAGATACGTTGGTGTCTTATGTTGAAAGTCTGCAGTCTATGTTGGCGAATCATGAAGGCGTTGGTGGCGGTTTTGGGCCGAGTGTTATTCAGCTTGTCCAGGAAATGGATGAAGATGAGATTGCCCAATTAGAAGCTGATTCAGAATCTGCCGCTCAATTATTGCAAAGTACTGAGGCCAAAGATGAAAAGCCATTGGCACCGGCTGAGCCGTCTGCCAGTGATAACGTTGTTGCCTTCAAGAAAAAAGAAGCCGAACCGAGCGCGTTAAGTAAAATAGAGCAACCCCAAGAGAATAAGCGTGCTCAACCGCAAGAAACCGTGAAAGTAAACGCCAACCTTTTAGAAGGGTTGGTAAACTTGGCGGGCGAAACTTCAATTACTCGTGCACGATTAGAACAAGAAGTCAGTGACTTTACATTTAGTCTTGGCGATATGGATTCGACGATTGATCGCTTAAGAGATCAAGTAAGACGATTAGACTTAGAAACCGAAGCTCAAATCAGTTTTCGCCAAGAACGGGCTGAGGAAACAAACTACGAAGATTTTGACCCGTTAGAAATGGATCGATATTCACAGATCCAGCAGTTGTCACGATCGCTTATGGAAGCAACATACGACCTTCAAGATATTAAGTCGACGTTGACCGACAAAACGCGCGATGCTGAAACCATTTTGCTTCAACAAAGCCGTATTAACACGGAGCTTCAAGAAGGTTTAATGCGTACTCGAATGGTACCATTTAACCGGTTGCTGCCTCGCTTGCGTCGTATCGTACGGCAAGTATCTGGCGAACTGAATAAACAGGTTGATTTTGTTGTTGGTAATGCGGAAGGGGAGGTCGATCGTACTGTATTAGAACGTATGATTTCGCCATTGGAGCACATGCTACGAAATGCAGTCGACCATGGCATTGAAATGCCAGATGCTCGTTCAAATATCGGTAAGCCGACGAAAGGAACAGTTCAGCTCGATCTAGCCCGTGAAGGCAGTGACATTGTCTTGAAGTTGCAAGATGATGGTAAAGGCATCGATGTAAATCGTATTCGCCAAAAAGCGCTCGAAAAAGGTTTAATCGCAGAAGATTCAGACTTGAACGACACAGAAATCATGCAATTTATTTTAGATGCAGGTTTCAGTACGGCGGAAAAGGTGACTCAGATTTCCGGTCGTGGTGTTGGCATGGATGTTGTGAATTCCGAGGTTAAGCAACTCGGCGGATCAATGTCGATCGATTCTGAACTCGGCCAAGGCACACAGTTTATAATTCGATTACCGTTTACGGTTTCGGTCAACCGAGCGCTAATGGTCAATACGATGGATGACCTCTACGCTCTGCCGTTAACATCAATTGAAGGTATTGTACGAGTCACGCCAAAACAGCTTGCGCAATACTATCAGCCCGATGCGCCTTTGTTTGAATATGGTGGCGGACGTTATCGTTTAGAGTATATGGCGTCGTTGCTGCATACCGGGTTACAACCAAATTTAGACAATTTAGACAATAACATCCCGTTAGTTCTGGTTAGAGGCAGTGATGAGCGACACTCAATGGCGCTGCATGTTGATAGGCTAATGGGATCACGAGAAATTGTGGTGAAAAACCTTGGGCCGCAATTTAGTAAGGTACCAGGGGTTTCTGGTGCAACCATTCTAGGTGACGGCTCCGTTGTTGTGATTTTAGACTTACCTGCTTTGATTCGTTCTGAGTTGGTTGTCGAAGATCAATCAAAAGCAACGGATGCCATTGAAGCCATACCCGTATTGCCGACAAGCAAGAAGAAAGAAGGACCATCGAAGGTATTAGTTTGTGATGATTCTGTAACGGTTCGAAAAGTGACCAGTCGCCTGCTTCAGCGCAATGGTATGGACGTAATGCTGGCTAAACATGGTGGCGATGCGATTACTCAAATGATGGATGAAATTCCAGATTTGATTTTGCTGGATATTGAAATGCCACACATGGATGGTTTTGAAGTAGCACAGCGAGTTCGCCACGATGATCGACTAAAACATATTCCAATTATCATGATTACTTCTCGTACGGGAAGTAAGCATAGAGATCGCGCTATTTCTATTGGCGTCAATGAATACATTGGTAAGCCTTTCCAAGAAGGACCACTCTTAGAAACGATCGAGCGATTGCTCGAAGAATCGTGA